A region of the Struthio camelus isolate bStrCam1 chromosome 4, bStrCam1.hap1, whole genome shotgun sequence genome:
TTTAGCTCAGCCAGCTGAGCTGTTTCTATCAGCATGATGCTGTAGGTGCAAATGAGCAACTCACAGATCGTTTGCTGTACAGGGAATCAGGCATATGGCAGGACTTATCCTCTGACTAGCTACCACTGCATACtggaaaacatttaatttgttACAAAATGTTATCAAAGATGTGCTTGAAAAAGAATATTGTGAAAGCAAGTTTGCTAGCAGTGACATATCAGTACAATCAATAAATACCCCATATTTCTCAGATTGGTGATGCTCTGGAAAAGGAGTTCTGTTAATCTGGATGTCGGCTGCATCCTGCTTCTATACAAGAGCTGTTCCTACAAAAGCTTTTGCTTCAGGGCTTTTCCTAGTGCCCAGAGAAGTGCCCAGTCTTTCACTTCATGGGTTTTTGTGTAATATAGGTGTGAAGTTCTTATGTCTCATACTCTTTGTGTGGGTTCATTACTGGTGACACTCTCAGCTCATTTACTCTTGGTTTTCCTaagtaaatttaaataaaatatagtatttttaaatgacagagcCTGGTCCATTTTTCTGTTGTGCCATAACATTCTATAACACATCCGACTTTGTGTAGAAAACAGGTCTTGATTGCTTATACTAAACCTGGGAGTTTACAGGTTAAAAACTAACCAGCATGTCCTTTGGTTGGATCTTACAGATGGATATCAAAGCCCTGTGTCAGTGTGCAGGTGCAGAAATTAATGTGTGACTGACTTCCAATTTGTAAGATCACTGGGGCTCAATCTCATGCCCTTCTctcccctcgctcccctcccccccatcccttTGTGATGGCTCCAGTGTAGATTTTCAGCTCTGAAACTAAGCTCCCAGGTCTGAGAGCGCTGTGAGCAGACGTCTGCTTTCACCTGGGAAAAGTGAGGCTGTaccacccctccacccccccgccccgctcatTTGTACATTACCCACCTTCAGGATCAGGTGGGCTGGGGAAGGTGACTGTGTTTGGGCTCTGCTGGAGAGGAGGGCTGTGAATTCTTGGCTTAAAAACTCTTGCTGAGAATAACTTGTCAGTCAACGCTTTTCCATTCTAACTGAGCTCCTGGCTTAGGCTTTCTGTTGCTTATAATTACAGAAGCAGGTGGTAACTGAGTGCCAAGACATCTGTGTTTATTTGTGGCAAAACCACTTTTATGTCCTATCTAGAGCCTGCTCTTGCTGTTCATTAGTTTCTGTTCAACTAGGCCAATGTCCTGTCTGTGAATCTGCTTTTTAAGCCAAACGAGCTCCATTTCTGTGTTGGCTTCAGTTGGTGGCATCACGTGCTGAACTTGCTTCTAATGTTTTGTAACACGGTCTGCTTATATGAAAAGCAGGGCTGCTTTTGTGGCTACACTTCAAGtttcatttccaagctgttttcACAGAACAGCAATACTGTTGGAGACTATCAGGTTTCTCTCCCCTTATGCTGCCTTTACCTCATGCAAACTCATCaaagctttttaattaaatcacaGTTGTTAGTTTAAGCCACTTCtttaagggagaaaaagacaAGCCTATTTTACAAAGCCTTAACACTACAGTACAGAAATACCAGAAGACTTCTACAAGATTTATAAtgacattttattcagaaaagtctgtatgaaaatatttacaaatatttggcattttttttagTTGAAATAAGATGCTATTCCTGTGTCCAAATCTGGATTCTCTTTtcttccagggtttttttttcccctttcccttcttaAGTCTTCTCATAGTAAAGGCAGTTACGGAAAACTGACTTGCTATGTGAGCGCTACTAAAGCCTTTTGCCAAAGCGGTGTTCACAGGGGAGACAGCTTTGCATACAACCTTACATAGGACACTTGGCCGTTAAACAGTCAGGAGGAGCAACTCCCTGCCTTCCCCCACTCCTCAGAGACCAGCAGGATCACCTTGGCAGAGATGACATCCTGGCTTTCTCCTCCAGGCTCCTGCTTACAGCAGGGTCAGCCCTGAGGTCAGGCCAGGTTACCCAGGGCTTTACCCGGTCTGGCCTTGAAAACCTCCAGTGTGCTGTATTTTGCTCCTAAAATACAATGCCTCTTTGCGCTACAGCACTGAAGTACTGGCCTTTCGCTTGCAAAACTAGTGAGCACGGAAACTGTTACATGAATCTTCCAAAAATACATGGAAATTTACATCAGGTTATGTAGAAAATGTATTCTTGTAAATTCACAAGTTATTTTGGGGAAGattgtgcttttttattattgttgctcATCTTGTTTAATATAAAGCAAGCAATGCTTAATTCTAGAACATCTCAAGTTCTGGGCAAAGCCTCTTGTTTTGTCTATTAACGTTCTctatgtgagaaaaaaaataacaaaatccagCCTGTTTTCAACAGGGGCTTGTAAGGGGCCCAACTCATAATCCTACTACAAAGGCTGGTGTTTGCCGCAAGCAAAGCTTTTGGCAGAACCCTGCCATCATCCATCCTTCAGCATCCTACCTTTCATACGTGAGCTGGGAACCAGCTGCCAGTTTTTTCATGATCCTACTTTTTAAGTACATGTGCTTTCATGATGCTGCTTACCACTACCTATATACGTCATTTACAACAAACATTCACTTGTAGTCATTGCTGCACTGTAAAACTAAaccatacaaaaatatattttaccagaACCAGCTGTTATTCATCCATCACTTTGAAAGGGCCTTGAAATATTAAGTTTATTCTTTGGCTTGTAATatagatattatttaaaaatatataatctagCTGATTTCACAGCTATGAGAAAGcattaactgtcttttttttttttttaaatttagatccTAAACAGgtaatacagaagaaatatttaaggtTCCCAGAAAAGACTGATTTTAAATAACAGACTCAAGGCTACAGAATATGCTGCTAAGGGTTAGCTGCAATGGGGCTTGCAACAAATCCTCAAGGGAGTGCTCTGTATTACCTCAGAAGTTTTAAACAGTGAATACTTTTGTTATTGGTTAACAGGTGTATGAATTAAGTGTGCATTACAAATGCAAACCATGCATATCAAACCAACTTTGTAATTTTGCAACAGTCTCCACACATGACTCAACAGCCTGAAAGTGCTCAGCTGCACAAATCCTTTGTGAGCAGAGCTGGATGCAAATCTGTGTGTGCGGGGGTATCCGCACAGGCACGTGCTCGTTATTGGCAATGGAGACATTTGAAACAGTCCTCTTGTAATCAGATGCCTTCCCCTTAGCAAAGAGACACATCCTGCCAACTGAGTAGAAGCAGTCAAGGTGCAACTATGACTTGAGGGTGGCATTACGCTGCTCCAGTTGTTTCCGTATTTGTGACTAGAACAGAAAGACAATCCATTAGTGTTTGCCTATGTGGATgagtaaaaaaagacaaaagactcAAAGTTACTGAGTTTTAAGTAACTAATGTTTTCAGGCCTTTACATTGTCTTCTCATTGTTTGCTTCATGACCCAACACACGCAGTCTGTGATGCTCTATACTGTTTACAGTCTTTGTGAGCTAACATCCTTAAAGGTAAAAATTGTTTCTTATTCATAATCAGGATATGTTAAAAAGGCACCCCAAAAATGCTAAAGCAGGTTTGCAGGCCTGCATGCGTTACCTGAAAACTACGTATTTATTCCAGCCCAGTTGGCCTGGAAGGCAGAACAACTACTCCCGTCTTTGCAGATACTGGGAACTGTAGCACTTCTGtgctaaaatattgttttattataGCAGTATCAAGGCTACTGCTGCCTGAAGCATATTGCCATTTAATATTGGACATCATCTTACCAGTTTCCATCGCAATATTTTAATCCACTCATCTGCTTCTATTCCAGTTTTTGCACACAGGTAGTATGTCCTTAGTGGGAACACTAAGCTGTAAGTAAACAATTAAACTGTTTCTTAATTTGCTAGAACAATCAGCAGTTCGTCGTAAAACTTGAGCCCATCTGGCCAGTACCCATGTTTGTTAAGACAGAGAAGTGGAGTGAAGCTGTGTATAGTCACCAGAAGAGAGGTTAGCCAAGAACTGCTTACGGTCCTTTACAGATTGGGGATATGCTGTCCTAGGCCCGCACAGAGGAAGGACCCGCATTTGGGCACAGAAGTGGTTACTGTGTGACCTGCAGCAGTATTTGAACTCAGGAGCTGGGTGAGGACCTTACCTCAGTAACAGTTCCACAGGCCTAGGCAACGATTACATGAACTTAGGGAATTAGGAAGGGAAACACACACAATATAGGCCTACCCCCTTCCTATTCACCAAGAAAACCCCTTTTGATGGGGTGATCCCTGCAAAGCCATGCAGGACTCACGGAGGTTTGGATGACAAAACCAGAGTCACGAGTGAGAGGGAGATGAGCACTGCAGCTATCAAGGGAGCTTTCAGGAGCACCCAGCAGTTATATTTCAAACTAGCTATTCTGACCTTTCCAAAacggtaggaaaaaaaaatatagcaacTTACCAGAAACAATTGACTCTTTCCTGGGAGTAGTCAAATTGCACAGCTGAGCATTCAGTTAAGTCTAGTGCCCGAATTGGTTCTGTGGCCTTGAAAATAAAATGGTGTTAAAATGGAAACATATGGAAACAGAAGCTAAAACTATTTAAGCTCCTCTTCAGTGCATATGGACCTTTATGAGCACACTACTTGTTTCCAGGCATAGGTGGTACAGCTACAACACTGTAAACCCAAACTAGCAAAATTAATAGCAGTGCTACTGTGAGAAGAGCTCAGCTAAACATAAAAAGCAGGTCAGTCAGTTTAGGTCTAGACAAACAACAGAGTATGGCACTACCACAGAATATTTAGAGCTAGAGGCAGACTGCTGAGGGTTTGGTTGATGTATTATAACATAACCAACGCAGTAACAACTCTGATATTATTTCCAGCTAAAATATTACTTTCATAGAGACAGGGAATGTTTATAGGTCTCATCAGGGGTTTGGCTTAACCAGCTGCTGGAGATGTAATTAATTCCTAAAGTGCTTTTAAAGGGATGAAGctgggaaaagagaaatgcaaaaggagagctggagcagcagctgctacaGCAGAAGGGATGGTTTTGACTGAATGAACATGTGTACCCAACTTTCTTGGGCCAGGCCAAGAAGTGCTTGGGTCCAGCGATGGAGACTGTGCACAACTGCCACCTGTCTCTCTTAAAAGTTTAATTCTTCCTAGGTGTGAGAatcctttcctgatttttttctctcaaccTCACCATGTTGAGCACCTTATAAGAGTCAGCTGAAGGGGAAGAacagcttcctctctgcccaagcAGCCTCAGCACTCACAATCTCTGACCAGGTATGCGGCGTACATGTTGTTTCCCTATCTCCACTATACTAGTTAAATGCTATGTTAGAAGAAAACTGTTTGTGCTGAGATAGATGTGTGAGGGCACGCTGTCCCAGGGCCAGTGGTAAGCTGCTCACCAGTAGGTATCTGCAACCCTGCAGAAACAACAGGAGCACCAGgacacagctggagctgctgcctgggaggaggCCGTGTTTCTGACAAAGACACCCTCTTGCCTGGTAGGTGACAAATGCTGCTCAAACACTCAGTGCTCTGCACTCTGAAACATTATCCTGGAAACTTAAGTCAAGTTGGTTTGAACTGCAGTAAAAACTAATGGAAGGCCcataaataaataactgcttATAAATGATAATGTTTGGAGAGAGAGGACAGTTGTATGTTCTTGCGTTAAAATCTGTTACGTGTCTGGAATGGGGCTGGGCAGAGGTGTGAGATACAGAGGTGAACAGTTTGGCTGCATTTACGGTGTTATTTATGGTGTTACGGCTGGAGAAGTTCTAGAGGTATGTCCTATTTTTATGCAGTTTAAGGTAGAAATAGAGTAGCAACTGTAAGGACAAACTATCGTTTCCAGATGTAACAGTTTAATCTATGGCAGAATGCTGTGAGGGAGGAACTCCCTAAATAAGGGCCACCACAAACTGCGCAGCCATTTATTACATAAAGAAGAGGAAGACATACTTCTAGCGTTTGCAGGTATGCCCTAATAACCACGCTGTCTCTTAATTTGTCTGTCTAAGCCACCAATGAAAGCTGCGTTGTGCTGGAAGCTTAAAACTCACTGGACAAAGCAATCAGTGCACTGCAAAGAACTAGTAGGTATGACTAAAGGAGCACAGTAGAAGTTTTCTATCCATAAACCTTATTAACCTGTTCCTGTTAAAGTCTTCATCAAAACTCTGCCCTTATTTGAACAGATCGGATCCCTCTGACAGTATGGAAGTTTTAGCTTGAAAGTGGTGATACATATGTGAGAAGCCAGAGGTGCAtgggagctgcagctgcctctgcagaGATTTAAAGAGTAGAACTGGTGTTTGCTACTTACTGTCTGATCTTTGAAATACTTCAGTTCATTCCTATGCAGTGTAAACCACCTTGTCTTCCAGTTCTGAAAGATCAAGAAAGGATGGTAATTGTCTTGTGAGAACTTCAGTGTAACACTGCTTAGGGAAGAAAAACCTTTAAAGCTTGCTCTGGTTTGCAGTCTTGCTTTGTTGTCTCCAAAAGCACCAGTAATTATTCCTCTCTATAGAGGAATAGAGGTGGAGTTATTTCAGCTCCACATCATCTCTAGCTTCTGTGTGTGATTACAGGCTGGAAGCAAGGAACAGAGGTTTCCTTACCTTGACTATTTTGCCTTGTTTTATCAAATATCCTTCTTTTGTACCAAGCTGTGAAGTAAGAAGGAAGGGGATCAGGGTTAGAGACTGAGCTCTGCTTGTATTTCCCACATCCCCCTCTTGTCCTATACCCGTAAGATAGGACGGCAGCCTGCTCTCGGGCAAACTTCCCATCACCGCTTGCTCCATCCTTGCTCCTGTAGGTGCTGCTCCCCTTGCACAGCTGGATTCCCCACTGGGGTCCACAGGGAGCTGGGCTAGCTCTCACAGCTACCTGTGAGACCATGCTTCTCTCTGTGCGAGCTTCTGGCTCGTACCTTGTCAACCAACTGCAGTAAGCACTTGCAATTAAGGTTTAGTTTTACTTATAAGTTAGTTTGTTGTTTTTGTGTATGTTGTAACCAGAAGCACCTGGGGTCTGCTGGCCAGTGGAATTAGACACAGCAATTGCTCTTGAAATACCAGAACTTGGaaagaatgaaatgtttttaatttaggCATTTTCTTCTTAActtggggggcgggggcagggctAAGGGAGACAAATTGAaaggtggtgtgttttttttaatttattgttatttttaagtcACGTTCTAGAGAAAACTGTTAAATTCAATGTGCTTACTGAAAAATTGGCTTTTGAACTGCTTCACTGCCATCATCAGTGACCCTGGGACCCTGTGGCTTCTCAGATACCCACTGAAACTCTATGTATGGATCTAATTGTGAGACTGTTCTCCTCTAAAAACTAGATTCTTGCCGAGTGAATTGCTATTTGCTCTTGAATAATAATTGCCTTTTTATTGGTTGTATGTGAAAGGGTCATGTTTCTTTGGAGGTAAAATTGGAACCCAACTATGAATGGTTGAGAGAGAcatcaaaacagtttttttttcttttaatcacttTGTGCTAATCCTTATTCATGtaactctttctctttttctcttccccccaccccccccaccccccccaaaaaaaagtgaatatagaATTAAAGTACCTTCTTCTTTGCTCTGGGCACTACTGTCCTAGACAACCCACCTGTCTTGCTCAGATAGGAAATACTAGGGATTTAAAGTCCCTAGTACAGTCCCTAATTACTGTCCAAGTGAGTCACAGACGTCAAAGCAACTGGCCCAAATGGATATGAagatgttttcttgcttttcGTACCAGTAAGGCATAGCTTCTAACATGACACAGCTTTTTACTGTGCTCATAATTATCAGGGCTGAAAGtatggaggctcttctctatcaCGTTGCTTTCTCTATGTTGGGCATAAGTGTGTGGCAGAATTTAGCAAGTCATCTTTGTGCTTTAGGACAAGGTGATTctaaagttttgtttaaaaaaaaaaaaaatcaatgtgaaaaTGCCAAAACCCTTTTTATTATAGTAATGTACCTGTTGGGATATAGGCACTCTGATTTAACCTGTGTGAATCATTTTTCAGTTTGGGTCTTCCAAATGTGTCCCTGTCTGTTTGGCTTTTCCCCAACCCACCCCCTCCACCCTCCTTTCATAGGGTCACTTTTTAATTAACCTAGGAAGTTAGAGatgctctttcctccctccctgttAGGAAGGGGGCTGTATATTGCTAACTACTAAAATGATAAGAAGCAGCGAGTATGTCTAGTACCACTAGCTGTTTCCTGTCAACTAATCCTCATATTCACTGAGTGAGAGAAAACGTAGCAAGTCTTGTAGCTGTTTCTCAGTTTCACTATTTACAGTATTCCTCCTCTCACCtctggagagagagaaacttcCCACTGACTGTAAAAGACGTTTGCCAAAACAAGTGCTTACTGTGCAGCCTGACACAGGTATTATTGTATACAGCGAGGATCTTTCTGATCCTCGTCAGAAAGATGTGAGAAGTGTTACACTTGTTTTTTGGGagtgtgtgggggttttttcattaatttttattccCAAAAATGTTACTTGGAAGCTTTAAGCTAACATTCAAACGAGAAGATAACACAGAAGAACTGTGTTCAGATGGCCAGACTCCTGTACGTGTAATGTACAGTTACATGTCCAGGTAATGTTTTTCCACTGATGGCACCGAAGGTCTCGGAGACAGAGTGTGAAGGGCCTTATTTGTCATGGGACTGTATCTAATAAGACTATTCTGCTATGATTGGCAAAGACTTCCTATGTTTAAGAACCGGTAAAAGGATCAATTACTGGTGTTATTCCATAGCGCACTTCAGCAATCATACTAAACTCGGGCTGGGAGAAACCCTCCTCATGCCAGAACACAACTTACTGAGGGAGCATTTGGAACAAGATCGTTTTCTGTCCTTCCTGTCTGCATTGCTGTGTGAACTCGGACGGACTCATAAATGGAAGGTTCTTCAACTTTCCGTGGATAGGGATGCTTCAGTACAATTAAGgttcctggaaagaaaaaagagagcagTGAGCAATAAGGTCAGGTGTATTGCAGGTTCTTAGCAAAAAGCTGCCTTTTATTATATTTGCAATAATGAACAACTGCCTTAGAATAGTAACTGCTGTAGCATCTAATCTCACTGTTTTTAAATAAGTGAGATAATGTCCTAGCATAAGAAATG
Encoded here:
- the DAPP1 gene encoding dual adapter for phosphotyrosine and 3-phosphotyrosine and 3-phosphoinositide isoform X2; its protein translation is MQGSRIKEQMQQKKGQEDSKSKKALVSSPNSEGSERVKTDAIEDDGWYHDNLTRHAAEALLLSNGQDGSYLLRKSNEREGLYSLSVRGKDSVKHFHVEHTGTTFKFGFNEFSNLKELVMHFANQPLIGSETGTLIVLKHPYPRKVEEPSIYESVRVHTAMQTGRTENDLVPNAPSNWKTRWFTLHRNELKYFKDQTATEPIRALDLTECSAVQFDYSQERVNCFCLVFPLRTYYLCAKTGIEADEWIKILRWKLSQIRKQLEQRNATLKS
- the DAPP1 gene encoding dual adapter for phosphotyrosine and 3-phosphotyrosine and 3-phosphoinositide isoform X3, translating into MSQGQEPRPAGQQQLAEELQELGWYHDNLTRHAAEALLLSNGQDGSYLLRKSNEREGLYSLSVRGKDSVKHFHVEHTGTTFKFGFNEFSNLKELVMHFANQPLIGSETGTLIVLKHPYPRKVEEPSIYESVRVHTAMQTGRTENDLVPNAPSLGTKEGYLIKQGKIVKNWKTRWFTLHRNELKYFKDQTATEPIRALDLTECSAVQFDYSQERVNCFCLVFPLRTYYLCAKTGIEADEWIKILRWKLSQIRKQLEQRNATLKS
- the DAPP1 gene encoding dual adapter for phosphotyrosine and 3-phosphotyrosine and 3-phosphoinositide isoform X4; translated protein: MSQGQEPRPAGQQQLAEELQELGWYHDNLTRHAAEALLLSNGQDGSYLLRKSNEREGLYSLSVRGKDSVKHFHVEHTGTTFKFGFNEFSNLKELVMHFANQPLIGSETGTLIVLKHPYPRKVEEPSIYESVRVHTAMQTGRTENDLVPNAPSNWKTRWFTLHRNELKYFKDQTATEPIRALDLTECSAVQFDYSQERVNCFCLVFPLRTYYLCAKTGIEADEWIKILRWKLSQIRKQLEQRNATLKS
- the DAPP1 gene encoding dual adapter for phosphotyrosine and 3-phosphotyrosine and 3-phosphoinositide isoform X1, which produces MQGSRIKEQMQQKKGQEDSKSKKALVSSPNSEGSERVKTDAIEDDGWYHDNLTRHAAEALLLSNGQDGSYLLRKSNEREGLYSLSVRGKDSVKHFHVEHTGTTFKFGFNEFSNLKELVMHFANQPLIGSETGTLIVLKHPYPRKVEEPSIYESVRVHTAMQTGRTENDLVPNAPSLGTKEGYLIKQGKIVKNWKTRWFTLHRNELKYFKDQTATEPIRALDLTECSAVQFDYSQERVNCFCLVFPLRTYYLCAKTGIEADEWIKILRWKLSQIRKQLEQRNATLKS